From Deltaproteobacteria bacterium, one genomic window encodes:
- a CDS encoding HAD family hydrolase has product MKRDVQRAVFLDRDGTINVDRGYVYRIDQFEFIPGAVEAMRRLTENQIAIYIVTNQAGIGLGLYTEEDFWGLTRHMLGTLAQNGVRVEQVFFCPHHPEATLEQYRQKCGCRKPETGLFEAVLKEYPKERLTLVGDKKSDIEAGQRLGIRTYLVETGYGAEHKNQVRADFVAPDLKTAVDHLLRV; this is encoded by the coding sequence ATGAAGCGTGATGTTCAAAGGGCGGTTTTTCTCGATCGTGACGGGACGATCAACGTCGATCGAGGCTATGTTTATCGGATCGATCAATTTGAATTTATCCCTGGCGCGGTGGAGGCGATGCGGCGCCTCACGGAGAACCAGATTGCCATCTATATCGTGACCAATCAGGCCGGCATCGGACTGGGGTTGTATACCGAAGAGGATTTTTGGGGACTCACGCGGCATATGTTGGGAACTCTGGCGCAAAACGGCGTTCGTGTGGAGCAGGTCTTTTTCTGCCCCCATCACCCCGAGGCGACCCTTGAGCAATACCGGCAAAAGTGTGGTTGCCGGAAACCGGAGACGGGGCTCTTTGAAGCGGTGCTGAAGGAGTATCCGAAAGAACGGTTGACACTGGTCGGTGACAAAAAGAGCGACATTGAGGCGGGGCAACGGCTCGGGATCCGGACCTATCTGGTGGAGACCGGCTACGGGGCAGAACATAAGAATCAGGTCCGTGCCGATTTTGTCGCGCCCGATCTAAAGACGGCAGTGGATCATCTCTTAAGGGTATGA
- a CDS encoding glycosyltransferase, producing the protein MKILHIGPVKNSVAEPDYDPGFDVFPGLGVDGPSRSILGLARALSNAGIETGVLPTKAFTKPSGLNGSVEFLTPYTGRKHNFFIRAGRWLRQIEAEFGRPDLVNFHDVYDLFSVVLASAMKKEGWSYIVTPRGGLRLFAQRRDSYKKKVANPLFFRRYLRNARFIHALADQEAEEVRLFDRSLKTIVVPNGIPSEFLSFAAKLPGGPSNGHEKREKRIVGFIGQIFVAIKGIDLMLAAIRKFQTLRNDLKFVFVGPIPTAMDQHWVQKMRGELPHANDVAFIGPKYGREKWAALNSFDVFALPSRTEGMPVVGLEAMAFGKPCLFSKGSNMAEVIREAEGGWDCGDGAETIYERLLEVARTPDAQLQKYGNNARRYVAEHFTWDKVVRSYIAMAERSLSC; encoded by the coding sequence ATGAAAATCCTGCACATTGGTCCTGTCAAAAATAGCGTAGCAGAGCCGGATTACGATCCCGGCTTCGACGTATTTCCAGGCCTGGGTGTCGATGGGCCGTCGCGGAGCATCCTCGGTCTTGCTCGTGCCCTTTCAAATGCCGGTATTGAGACAGGTGTCCTGCCGACCAAGGCGTTTACAAAACCATCGGGGCTGAATGGTAGCGTTGAATTTCTGACCCCCTACACCGGTCGCAAACACAACTTTTTTATTCGTGCTGGTCGATGGTTACGACAGATCGAGGCGGAATTTGGCCGGCCCGATCTGGTGAATTTTCACGATGTGTACGATCTTTTTTCCGTAGTCCTTGCCTCGGCAATGAAGAAGGAGGGATGGTCCTATATCGTAACCCCGAGAGGTGGGCTCCGCCTTTTTGCTCAGAGGAGGGATAGCTACAAGAAGAAGGTTGCCAATCCGCTTTTTTTCAGGCGCTACCTGAGAAATGCGCGTTTCATCCATGCCTTGGCCGACCAGGAGGCAGAAGAGGTCCGTCTCTTTGATCGGTCGCTCAAGACAATCGTTGTTCCGAACGGGATCCCGTCAGAGTTCCTTTCGTTTGCCGCGAAACTTCCGGGAGGTCCTTCAAATGGTCATGAGAAGCGCGAGAAGAGGATTGTCGGTTTTATCGGGCAAATCTTTGTCGCTATCAAGGGGATTGACCTGATGCTCGCCGCAATCCGGAAATTCCAGACCCTCCGAAACGATCTCAAGTTCGTGTTTGTGGGTCCCATCCCGACCGCGATGGATCAACACTGGGTGCAAAAAATGAGGGGGGAACTTCCCCATGCTAACGACGTCGCGTTCATTGGTCCGAAATACGGCCGTGAGAAATGGGCCGCTCTCAACAGTTTCGATGTCTTTGCCCTGCCGTCTCGAACAGAGGGGATGCCGGTCGTCGGTTTGGAGGCAATGGCCTTCGGCAAACCGTGTCTTTTCTCCAAAGGCTCAAACATGGCTGAGGTGATCCGGGAGGCCGAAGGGGGTTGGGATTGCGGGGACGGAGCCGAAACCATTTATGAGCGGCTTTTGGAGGTCGCCCGGACTCCCGACGCACAGCTTCAAAAATACGGAAACAATGCACGGCGCTATGTGGCTGAACATTTTACCTGGGACAAGGTTGTTCGGTCCTATATCGCGATGGCCGAGAGGAGTCTTTCTTGTTGA
- a CDS encoding O-antigen ligase family protein encodes MNRIITEKRVPFFSFVNLIFLGFAVTLPLWVFQKDIPGVGLNLFLLGTLPVYILGPFLLLNKRIWLFHKGILVFFVAMHGLYINPNVVVEFSMNFVVQLVACLVFYVVFVNAIDSIDLYSRIIKVMLLATFVITAYLIYLYWFVWHSSYLNTILNTEDLYYSGRLGKNTLSFFLALLFPFSYSLFAQKKTPLNFLVLLVLGIGIFYTLSRMALLSMFFVVIALPLFSLQRRRYLFLSLVLLGLVGVIRFHYNFTGDDYMKLRDARYEEHVRTRGGEGFKGGGGHRERLLTQGVKEFLQHPLWGGGADSYRFNVGSASHNDYIQILSEFGLFGFLLFILIFALHFLELIRLRKRIEERHRWLCDAQLVALLNLAFMLNAINAYNVIPFWFIWAGCGVMIKIMSQRQPAVVVQP; translated from the coding sequence ATGAACCGTATCATCACGGAAAAAAGGGTTCCGTTTTTCTCCTTTGTCAACCTGATCTTTCTGGGTTTTGCTGTGACCCTACCACTCTGGGTTTTTCAGAAGGACATTCCGGGTGTCGGCCTCAATCTTTTTTTGTTGGGCACTCTGCCTGTTTACATCCTTGGCCCTTTCCTGCTGCTTAACAAGCGTATTTGGCTCTTTCACAAGGGAATTCTAGTGTTCTTTGTGGCCATGCATGGGCTATACATTAATCCGAATGTCGTTGTTGAGTTTTCGATGAACTTTGTTGTTCAGCTCGTGGCCTGTTTGGTTTTCTACGTTGTATTCGTGAATGCGATCGACAGCATTGATTTATACAGCCGCATCATAAAGGTTATGCTTCTTGCCACCTTCGTTATTACTGCCTATTTGATCTATCTCTACTGGTTCGTTTGGCACAGCTCCTATCTCAATACGATTCTCAACACAGAGGATCTCTATTATTCCGGGAGATTGGGGAAAAACACACTCTCCTTTTTCCTGGCTTTGCTCTTCCCTTTTTCCTATTCTCTCTTCGCGCAGAAAAAAACTCCTCTCAATTTTCTTGTGCTGCTGGTTCTGGGGATCGGCATTTTTTATACCCTCTCTCGCATGGCGCTTTTAAGCATGTTTTTTGTGGTAATCGCCCTCCCCCTTTTTTCCCTACAACGACGACGCTATCTTTTTTTGAGCCTCGTGTTGTTGGGGCTTGTGGGCGTCATAAGATTTCATTACAACTTCACGGGCGATGATTACATGAAGTTGAGGGATGCCCGTTATGAAGAACACGTTCGTACGAGGGGAGGGGAGGGGTTTAAGGGCGGGGGCGGACATAGAGAGCGTCTCCTGACTCAGGGGGTTAAAGAATTTCTCCAGCATCCCTTGTGGGGAGGCGGCGCAGATTCGTACAGGTTCAATGTCGGTTCCGCAAGTCACAACGACTATATTCAGATCCTCTCCGAATTCGGGCTGTTTGGTTTTCTCCTTTTTATATTGATTTTTGCCCTTCATTTTTTGGAACTGATACGATTGCGGAAACGTATCGAGGAAAGACATAGATGGCTCTGTGACGCCCAGCTTGTGGCTCTTTTAAATCTCGCCTTCATGTTAAACGCGATTAATGCCTATAATGTCATCCCGTTCTGGTTTATCTGGGCTGGATGCGGTGTCATGATTAAAATCATGAGTCAAAGGCAACCGGCGGTCGTTGTCCAACCTTAA
- the asnB gene encoding asparagine synthase (glutamine-hydrolyzing), translated as MCGFVAIYDSLARRTVSLPTIRKMCDLIEHRGPDHFGQYEGAHLAIGFRRLSIIDLSAEANQPMVKGDLVISFNGEIYNYRELRKELEAEGVFFKTQSDTEVILEAYKKWGVDSLRRFNGMFSLLLWNRSTKSLFVARDRLGVKPLFYARHNGRHLFASDIKSLWELMPPANHLNTAALKSFFGHSYVNDDQTPTAGVERFPAAHSLVIENGQEKWERYWDLNNAASSPLSFEEAVEKTETILEEAVGIRLRSDVPLGCFLSGGVDSSLITALTSKKLDRRFHTYSIGFDEARSDESPYAKRVSEQYGTDHHHLQLNQSCLEELPKIVWYYSEPFGDASAVPTWFVSREARRNLTVVLTGDGGDEAFGGYVDPFTVYLGQGYRRLPVFLRRGLAGLSGLTRLERWGAIGRRFRRFNELSFASPEEIAIALKDGSWGSTPGIFSQNGYDHRSSILKHLRSCRSDDSVRCLLYADIQDRLSHDFLVKVDMGTMAHSLEARSPFLDYRLMELGYSLRHSVRYHRWQRKAVLKTIARKYIDRDIVDRRKMGFSIPQAKWLRQWWPTVRKIIDRSSSLDNFIGRKRLSPVFAEFEKGRGDHANRIWLLLWYQIWDGLFISGVFRADQKLSEIVR; from the coding sequence ATGTGCGGTTTTGTCGCGATTTATGATTCCTTGGCACGCCGGACTGTTTCCCTTCCGACGATCCGGAAGATGTGTGATCTGATCGAACATCGTGGGCCCGATCACTTTGGACAGTATGAGGGCGCTCATCTAGCGATCGGATTTCGGAGGCTTTCGATCATCGATCTTTCTGCCGAGGCGAACCAGCCGATGGTGAAGGGGGATCTTGTGATCTCCTTCAACGGGGAGATTTACAATTACCGCGAACTGCGGAAGGAATTGGAGGCAGAAGGGGTCTTCTTCAAGACGCAATCGGATACGGAGGTGATCCTCGAGGCGTATAAGAAGTGGGGCGTCGATTCCCTTCGGCGTTTTAACGGGATGTTTTCGCTCCTTCTTTGGAACCGATCGACAAAATCCCTTTTTGTCGCGCGCGATCGTTTAGGGGTGAAACCTCTTTTTTATGCGAGGCATAATGGCAGGCATCTGTTCGCCTCCGATATCAAGTCCCTTTGGGAACTGATGCCGCCGGCCAACCACCTGAATACGGCGGCGCTGAAGAGTTTCTTTGGCCACAGCTATGTCAACGATGACCAGACGCCGACGGCCGGGGTCGAGCGGTTTCCGGCCGCCCACTCTCTGGTGATCGAAAACGGTCAGGAAAAGTGGGAACGGTACTGGGATCTGAACAATGCCGCCTCCTCCCCTCTGTCATTCGAAGAGGCTGTCGAAAAGACGGAAACCATTCTTGAGGAGGCGGTTGGTATCCGTCTCCGGAGCGACGTGCCGCTCGGCTGTTTCCTGAGCGGCGGGGTCGATTCTTCTCTGATCACGGCATTAACCTCAAAAAAACTGGACCGTCGTTTTCATACCTATTCAATCGGATTTGATGAGGCTCGGAGTGATGAATCTCCGTATGCAAAGAGGGTTTCCGAACAATATGGAACCGATCATCATCACTTGCAATTGAATCAGTCTTGTTTGGAAGAACTCCCGAAGATAGTCTGGTATTATTCCGAACCTTTTGGTGATGCCTCGGCGGTCCCGACCTGGTTTGTCTCGCGGGAGGCGAGGCGCAATCTTACTGTCGTTCTCACCGGGGATGGGGGGGACGAGGCGTTTGGGGGGTATGTCGATCCGTTTACCGTTTATCTGGGTCAAGGTTACCGGCGGCTCCCCGTTTTTTTAAGAAGGGGGCTTGCAGGGTTGTCGGGATTGACGCGGCTGGAAAGGTGGGGGGCGATCGGACGCCGGTTCCGCCGTTTCAATGAACTCTCTTTTGCCTCCCCCGAAGAGATTGCGATCGCCCTGAAGGACGGGAGTTGGGGATCAACGCCGGGGATCTTTTCACAAAACGGGTACGATCATCGCTCCTCCATTCTGAAACACCTGCGGTCCTGTCGGAGTGACGATTCGGTCCGTTGCCTGCTTTATGCCGACATTCAGGATCGACTCTCCCATGATTTTCTGGTGAAGGTCGATATGGGGACGATGGCCCATTCCCTCGAGGCCCGTTCTCCCTTTCTTGATTATCGTCTGATGGAACTTGGCTATTCCCTGCGTCATTCCGTTCGTTACCATCGGTGGCAGAGAAAGGCGGTCTTGAAGACGATTGCACGAAAATATATCGATCGTGATATTGTGGATCGTCGGAAGATGGGGTTTTCGATCCCGCAAGCGAAATGGCTTCGTCAGTGGTGGCCGACGGTGAGGAAAATCATTGACCGTTCTTCTTCTCTGGATAATTTTATCGGCCGAAAAAGATTGTCTCCCGTCTTCGCCGAGTTTGAGAAGGGGAGGGGAGACCATGCCAACCGGATCTGGCTGCTCCTCTGGTACCAAATTTGGGACGGTCTCTTCATTTCAGGAGTGTTCCGGGCCGATCAGAAATTAAGCGAAATTGTGCGATGA
- a CDS encoding class I SAM-dependent methyltransferase: MMIGDRVLVREHAYFNCAPSGKGPTLVIGNGSYIGRFSHFNAYESVILEEDVLISDRVFISDAHHNYSDPEKPIIRQGLTRAQPVRLKQGCWIGVGAVIMPGVTIGQNAIVAANAVVTRDLPKKRSWGLVPHQSDMTYTEENNQLLDPPLAGVSTIAPDCCSAATVRGVLQVIDSLSEERFLSYVKNYYRKGLEKFGDKWVYADINTVLYGICKNIRIQSYLEIGVRRGRSMAIVASLRPECRIAGFDLWLPNYWDQESPGKEFVQKELKKVGYRGELVFMDGNSRKTVPEYFKKNPEAYFDLITVDGDHSVGGARVDIRNVIPRLKIGGVLVFDDITNPWHPYLSRVWDKMVVCNPRFAAYSFKELGLGVGFAVRRY, encoded by the coding sequence ATGATGATTGGAGACCGCGTGTTGGTTCGGGAGCATGCTTATTTTAATTGTGCTCCGAGCGGGAAGGGACCGACCCTCGTCATCGGCAACGGCAGCTATATAGGACGTTTCTCTCATTTTAATGCCTATGAATCGGTGATCCTTGAAGAGGATGTGCTCATTTCAGACCGTGTTTTTATTTCCGATGCGCATCACAATTATAGCGATCCTGAGAAACCCATCATTCGCCAAGGGCTTACACGGGCACAACCTGTTCGCCTTAAGCAGGGTTGCTGGATCGGTGTGGGGGCTGTCATTATGCCCGGAGTTACCATAGGTCAAAATGCTATTGTGGCTGCCAACGCTGTAGTCACAAGAGACCTTCCGAAGAAGAGGTCATGGGGCTTGGTGCCTCATCAGTCCGACATGACCTACACGGAAGAGAACAACCAGCTCCTTGATCCTCCCTTGGCGGGTGTATCGACGATTGCACCGGACTGTTGCAGTGCTGCAACGGTCCGGGGTGTTCTTCAGGTGATCGACTCCCTCTCCGAGGAGCGGTTTTTGAGCTATGTCAAAAACTACTACCGGAAAGGTCTGGAGAAGTTCGGGGACAAATGGGTTTATGCTGATATTAACACCGTTCTTTACGGGATCTGCAAAAACATCCGGATACAATCCTACCTGGAAATCGGTGTTCGCAGGGGCCGTAGCATGGCGATTGTTGCTTCGCTCCGGCCTGAATGTCGGATCGCCGGCTTTGATCTCTGGCTTCCAAATTATTGGGATCAGGAAAGCCCCGGAAAAGAGTTCGTCCAGAAAGAACTTAAAAAAGTTGGTTACCGTGGCGAATTGGTATTCATGGACGGAAATTCTAGAAAGACGGTTCCCGAATATTTTAAGAAGAATCCGGAAGCTTACTTCGATCTCATTACAGTGGATGGTGATCATTCCGTGGGTGGAGCCAGAGTCGATATTCGTAATGTGATCCCTCGCCTCAAAATTGGTGGGGTTCTAGTCTTTGATGATATTACGAACCCATGGCATCCTTATCTAAGTCGAGTTTGGGACAAAATGGTGGTTTGCAACCCAAGGTTTGCTGCCTACTCCTTTAAGGAGTTGGGACTTGGTGTTGGTTTCGCCGTTCGGAGGTATTAA
- a CDS encoding methyltransferase domain-containing protein, which yields MIQELLKIMACPECSGELRLAVERGNLALIENGSLTCQICLAVFLIRDDIPFFKPQVSHAGVRNQQETYSTWWDDYHDEQSIVDEAHRPFFYNSLRIQAEEFEGKVVLDGGCGNGRFSYVVSHYRPKLLISFDISSGLLHAKRTITARCPEARVAYVQGDLTRPPFKKSVFDIVFSWGVTHHTPDTAQTVSTLSSLVRPGGLMGVYVYEFHPLYGFNRQSLSLLAYLRSLFLIRPLRFFCSRLSARIVQMIFTPIYYLERFFDFGVVGCHGSAEDKWNRERYRRVVIDRFKTRYASEHQLEEVIGWFRQSGFNELRVGSHPKVSVSGVKMPDGSSLPLEIKLYTQGETDPTVAKYLENDRFWKTGS from the coding sequence ATGATCCAGGAACTTTTAAAAATTATGGCCTGTCCCGAATGCTCCGGTGAGCTCCGTCTTGCCGTTGAAAGAGGGAATTTGGCCCTGATCGAAAACGGTTCACTCACTTGTCAAATATGCCTCGCTGTTTTCCTGATCCGGGATGACATTCCGTTCTTCAAACCTCAGGTTTCTCACGCCGGCGTCAGGAACCAGCAAGAGACTTATTCCACTTGGTGGGACGATTATCATGACGAGCAATCGATTGTTGATGAGGCTCATCGGCCATTTTTCTACAACAGTCTGAGGATTCAGGCAGAGGAGTTTGAGGGGAAGGTCGTTTTAGATGGTGGCTGCGGAAACGGACGCTTTTCCTATGTGGTGAGTCACTATCGTCCCAAACTTCTGATCTCTTTTGATATCAGCTCCGGTCTTCTGCATGCGAAGCGGACGATTACCGCGAGGTGCCCTGAGGCCCGCGTTGCCTACGTTCAGGGGGATCTCACACGTCCCCCGTTCAAGAAGTCGGTATTTGACATCGTTTTCAGCTGGGGTGTCACGCATCATACACCTGACACGGCCCAAACCGTCTCCACGCTCTCTTCACTCGTTCGTCCGGGCGGGCTGATGGGAGTTTATGTCTATGAGTTTCACCCCCTCTACGGCTTCAACCGGCAATCGCTCTCACTGCTTGCCTATCTTCGAAGCCTTTTTCTGATTCGTCCGCTTAGGTTTTTCTGCTCAAGACTTTCCGCTCGTATTGTGCAGATGATCTTCACGCCGATTTACTATCTCGAGAGGTTCTTTGATTTTGGCGTGGTTGGATGTCATGGCTCTGCAGAGGATAAATGGAATCGGGAGAGATACCGGCGTGTCGTGATCGACCGGTTTAAGACCCGCTACGCGTCGGAACATCAGTTGGAAGAAGTGATCGGTTGGTTTCGTCAAAGCGGTTTCAATGAGCTTCGTGTCGGTTCTCATCCCAAGGTATCGGTTTCCGGGGTCAAAATGCCGGACGGCTCTTCCTTGCCGCTGGAGATCAAGCTTTATACCCAGGGCGAGACAGATCCAACCGTTGCGAAATATCTCGAGAACGATCGTTTTTGGAAGACAGGTTCCTGA
- a CDS encoding acyltransferase: MLLKIIHRLYSWWLKLWLGRFGRKSTINFPATIDFPKVVHIGNKVWIREHAWLNCDGRFNNSPRLMVGDGSYIGRFVHINAYDSVVLEESVLVSDRVYITDVHHRYHESQTPIMEQGVMKPRPVRLKRGCWIGVGAVIMPGVTIGQNAIVAANAVVTRDLPLAVFRLEIMTRKQETINGYEKGYHHRNHRAGRFVPR; this comes from the coding sequence ATGCTACTCAAGATAATTCATAGGCTTTATAGCTGGTGGTTGAAACTGTGGTTGGGACGCTTCGGGAGAAAATCAACCATTAATTTCCCGGCGACCATCGATTTTCCAAAGGTGGTTCACATTGGGAATAAAGTGTGGATTCGGGAGCATGCTTGGTTGAACTGTGACGGGCGCTTTAACAATTCTCCCAGACTGATGGTCGGTGACGGCAGTTATATTGGGAGATTCGTTCATATCAATGCCTATGATTCTGTAGTCTTGGAGGAGTCAGTTCTGGTTTCGGACCGCGTTTATATTACAGACGTCCATCATCGCTACCATGAGTCACAGACTCCTATCATGGAGCAGGGGGTTATGAAACCCCGGCCAGTAAGGCTCAAAAGGGGTTGCTGGATCGGTGTGGGGGCTGTCATTATGCCCGGAGTTACCATAGGTCAAAATGCTATTGTGGCTGCCAACGCTGTAGTCACAAGAGACCTTCCGCTCGCGGTGTTCCGGCTAGAAATTATGACAAGAAAGCAGGAGACGATTAATGGTTATGAAAAAGGCTATCATCACAGGAATCACAGGGCAGGACGGTTCGTACCTCGCTGA
- a CDS encoding glycosyltransferase family 4 protein — MVQKRFLLISPDFAPPLVGGGVVWIYNLVQNCPEEFDVLTASLPKNQTEMIGLRPRLIRKNWIATSNNPPRLRLMASYLGMMGWLILQRLLGRYDTVVVNMCVFGNSLFILTGKLLGLKVIGVAFAEEITTPLYGKIWKDRIHYFLLKHIYKMATGFFSVCDFCRRLLIEVGVSSSVIDVIPPCIDSTRIVRQKKERSPGYKVLSVGRLIERKGFHDLVGAMHRLKPDLPQIHLTIVGDGLMKPILEQEISRLNLHESVLLAGKAADQELADLYQQSDLFVLAHRMLANGDTEGAPTTFCEASAAGLPVIGGTGGGADTMIEEGVNGYIVDTENIEELSDKIRYLLLHPEIARAMGEAGRRKVERDHLPARVGVMLSETLRRLTAEKTVVEQSSKEADAA; from the coding sequence ATGGTGCAAAAACGCTTTTTATTGATTAGTCCCGATTTCGCCCCTCCCTTAGTGGGCGGCGGAGTCGTCTGGATCTACAATCTCGTCCAAAATTGTCCTGAAGAGTTTGATGTGCTGACAGCGAGCCTTCCCAAAAATCAGACGGAAATGATTGGATTAAGACCGCGGTTGATTCGGAAGAACTGGATCGCCACCTCTAACAATCCCCCCCGCCTCCGGCTAATGGCGTCTTACCTTGGCATGATGGGTTGGCTTATTTTGCAGAGACTGCTCGGTCGTTATGATACCGTTGTCGTTAATATGTGTGTTTTCGGAAATAGCCTTTTTATCCTCACTGGCAAACTCCTTGGACTCAAAGTGATCGGTGTTGCCTTTGCCGAGGAAATTACCACACCCCTCTACGGAAAAATCTGGAAAGACCGTATCCATTATTTCCTGTTGAAGCATATTTATAAGATGGCGACCGGTTTTTTTTCCGTCTGCGATTTTTGCCGTCGTCTTTTGATAGAAGTGGGTGTCTCTTCATCTGTGATTGATGTGATTCCTCCTTGTATTGATTCCACAAGGATTGTGCGGCAGAAGAAGGAGAGAAGCCCGGGCTACAAAGTGCTGAGCGTAGGACGTCTCATTGAACGAAAGGGATTTCATGATCTGGTGGGGGCGATGCATCGCTTGAAACCCGACCTCCCCCAGATCCATTTGACCATTGTGGGTGATGGACTGATGAAGCCGATTCTGGAGCAAGAAATTTCAAGGCTTAATCTCCATGAAAGCGTTCTCCTCGCCGGTAAAGCGGCCGATCAGGAACTTGCGGACCTTTACCAACAGAGTGATCTTTTTGTCTTGGCCCACCGGATGCTCGCGAATGGGGACACAGAGGGAGCTCCCACGACCTTTTGCGAGGCGTCCGCCGCCGGTCTTCCGGTGATTGGGGGAACCGGTGGAGGGGCGGATACGATGATTGAAGAGGGGGTGAACGGCTACATTGTCGATACGGAAAATATTGAGGAGCTTAGCGACAAGATTCGGTATTTGTTGCTCCATCCGGAGATTGCCCGGGCGATGGGAGAGGCGGGGCGTCGAAAGGTCGAACGGGACCATCTACCGGCACGGGTCGGAGTGATGTTGTCGGAAACACTGCGGCGGTTGACGGCGGAGAAAACGGTTGTGGAGCAGTCATCGAAAGAGGCCGATGCGGCATGA
- a CDS encoding NAD-dependent epimerase/dehydratase family protein: MSRRLEDRGYRVTRVIRPGGSKVSDAAVYEADIRRPGVLNTVLDDGVTLFHMAAQADIRKSVDRPRADYEVNLSGFFEVLESTRQCHARIVFPSTGSVFDRTSPLPLSEMSRMRPNSPYAAAKLAGEAYCSAYWRSYGLDTRVARIFSIYGEGLQRFAVYDLTRKIMQNPQRVELRGDGMQIRDYLHIEDVVEGLITIAENGRPGEDYNLASGVPVRIADLATEIGHLLGYSDLALMPDGEIPQGENPAWYADITKIRDIGFKPRIALSEGLRNTVRWIQKQSEVA; this comes from the coding sequence TTGTCCAGAAGGTTAGAGGATCGTGGTTACAGGGTCACCCGTGTTATCAGGCCGGGTGGGTCTAAAGTGTCTGATGCCGCTGTTTATGAAGCGGACATTCGAAGACCTGGAGTGCTCAACACGGTACTCGATGATGGGGTGACGCTCTTTCATATGGCAGCTCAGGCAGATATTAGGAAATCGGTCGACCGGCCTCGTGCCGATTATGAGGTGAATCTGTCTGGATTTTTTGAGGTTCTGGAATCGACGCGACAATGTCACGCCCGAATCGTCTTCCCCTCTACAGGCTCTGTATTTGATAGAACAAGCCCATTGCCTCTTTCAGAGATGTCGAGGATGCGTCCGAACTCCCCTTATGCAGCGGCCAAATTAGCGGGTGAGGCCTACTGTTCAGCTTACTGGAGGAGTTACGGTCTGGATACCCGGGTGGCTCGTATCTTTAGCATTTATGGAGAGGGACTGCAGCGATTTGCCGTTTATGATCTCACTCGAAAGATCATGCAAAATCCACAGCGTGTAGAACTTAGGGGGGACGGCATGCAGATTCGTGATTATTTACATATTGAGGATGTTGTTGAAGGGCTGATTACTATTGCAGAGAACGGTCGGCCCGGGGAGGATTATAACCTGGCCAGTGGAGTGCCGGTTCGGATTGCCGACTTGGCTACGGAGATTGGTCACTTGTTGGGGTATTCGGATTTGGCTCTCATGCCGGATGGGGAGATACCACAAGGTGAGAACCCAGCTTGGTATGCCGATATCACTAAGATTCGTGATATCGGATTTAAGCCGCGGATTGCCTTGTCGGAAGGACTAAGAAATACAGTGAGATGGATTCAAAAACAATCAGAGGTGGCCTGA